The proteins below come from a single Gammaproteobacteria bacterium CG11_big_fil_rev_8_21_14_0_20_46_22 genomic window:
- a CDS encoding hydrogenase expression protein yields MAKALPLGKIHSDFLAGLLKQIPRIDDSVILGPQVGCDAAGLKLQGEYWSVTTDPITFAPDKQAAQYSVAVNINDVACLGCRPKYFLSSILLPKGYTDVALQTLWQSLIHTLRTYRIQAVGGHTEVTRAVNTPVIIGQMIGKLEAPAFFDAHNAKPGDRVLLWNPIAIEGTALLASACRERLAEHIIDEQLNTMEGLLERFGLCVLPAAEKLFNADGVVSLHDPTEGGLATALHELADVAQCGLEIDEQAIPVLSETRQLSDCLGFDPLGLIASGCLLIVCREDKVADIQALFQGELLVEIGVLTESSKRSLIKGKTRRALPRFDQDEIARFI; encoded by the coding sequence ATGGCTAAAGCATTACCATTAGGCAAAATTCATAGCGATTTTCTCGCGGGTTTGCTAAAGCAAATCCCACGCATTGATGACAGTGTGATATTAGGCCCGCAAGTGGGTTGTGATGCGGCCGGCTTAAAACTTCAAGGTGAATATTGGAGTGTCACCACCGACCCCATCACGTTTGCGCCCGATAAACAAGCGGCGCAATACAGTGTCGCGGTGAATATCAACGACGTGGCGTGTTTGGGTTGTCGCCCTAAATATTTTTTATCCAGTATCTTACTGCCAAAAGGTTACACTGATGTGGCTCTGCAAACCCTTTGGCAAAGCTTGATACATACCTTGCGCACTTATCGTATTCAAGCGGTGGGTGGGCACACCGAAGTCACTCGCGCAGTCAATACGCCGGTGATTATCGGTCAGATGATAGGCAAGCTTGAAGCCCCCGCGTTTTTTGATGCGCATAATGCTAAGCCGGGCGATCGGGTTTTATTGTGGAACCCCATTGCGATCGAAGGCACCGCGCTGTTGGCATCAGCTTGTCGCGAGCGTTTAGCCGAGCACATTATCGATGAGCAACTCAATACAATGGAAGGTTTGCTCGAGCGTTTTGGCTTGTGTGTGTTACCGGCGGCCGAAAAATTGTTTAATGCCGATGGCGTGGTGAGTTTGCATGATCCCACAGAGGGTGGTTTGGCCACGGCATTGCATGAGCTGGCCGATGTGGCACAGTGCGGCCTAGAAATTGATGAGCAGGCGATTCCCGTGTTGTCAGAAACACGCCAATTATCTGACTGTTTGGGTTTTGACCCACTGGGGTTGATTGCTTCAGGGTGTCTGCTGATTGTGTGTCGAGAAGATAAGGTGGCCGACATTCAAGCTTTATTTCAAGGCGAGCTGTTGGTTGAAATTGGTGTGTTGACAGAAAGCAGTAAACGCTCTTTAATCAAAGGCAAGACGCGACGCGCACTGCCGCGTTTTGATCAAGATGAAATTGCACGATTTATTTAA